The following coding sequences are from one Candidatus Oleimmundimicrobium sp. window:
- a CDS encoding DegT/DnrJ/EryC1/StrS family aminotransferase has translation MSIPLLDLQAQYCSIKNEIDAAVMEVMGSCRFILGSKVQELEEKVAVFCGAKYGVGVANGTDALILSLEAMGIGPGDEVITTPFTFFATAECISRVGAKPVFVDIEPNTFNLNIELIEEKINENTKAIIPVHIFGQPVDMDAIMTLAKKHNLKVVEDACQAIGAEFKGKRIGGLGDTGCFSFFPSKNLGCAGDGGMVVTNDKDLAERIRLLRQHGSPKKYHHTILGHNSRLDALQAAILLVKLKYLDSWNDKRGENAYIYNELLKDIDVVTPFEADNVKHIYHLYIIRTKKRDELEKALKEAGIGTGVYYPVPLHLQEVYADLGYKWGDLPESDKASKETIAIPLYAELKKEQIESVVKVIKKVL, from the coding sequence ATGAGTATCCCACTTTTAGATTTACAAGCTCAATATTGTTCTATAAAAAATGAAATTGATGCGGCAGTAATGGAAGTGATGGGGAGCTGTCGCTTTATTTTGGGAAGTAAGGTTCAGGAATTAGAAGAAAAAGTCGCAGTCTTTTGCGGAGCAAAGTATGGAGTTGGGGTTGCCAACGGGACAGACGCCTTGATTTTGTCACTTGAGGCAATGGGTATAGGGCCGGGAGATGAAGTAATCACTACTCCTTTTACTTTTTTTGCGACCGCTGAATGTATTTCACGGGTAGGGGCAAAACCTGTCTTTGTGGATATTGAACCAAATACATTTAATTTAAACATAGAGTTAATAGAAGAAAAAATTAATGAAAATACCAAGGCCATAATTCCTGTTCACATATTCGGTCAGCCGGTCGATATGGATGCTATTATGACTCTTGCCAAAAAACATAATTTAAAAGTTGTTGAGGATGCATGTCAGGCTATCGGAGCGGAATTTAAGGGAAAAAGAATCGGCGGCCTTGGAGATACGGGCTGTTTTAGTTTCTTCCCCAGCAAGAATTTAGGTTGCGCGGGCGATGGTGGCATGGTTGTTACAAATGATAAAGATTTGGCAGAAAGGATTCGCCTTTTAAGACAGCACGGGAGCCCCAAGAAGTATCATCATACAATTTTGGGCCACAACAGTAGATTGGATGCTCTTCAGGCGGCGATACTTTTGGTGAAGCTAAAATATTTAGATTCCTGGAACGATAAGCGCGGGGAAAATGCTTATATCTACAACGAACTTTTAAAAGATATCGATGTTGTAACTCCCTTTGAGGCAGATAACGTAAAACACATTTATCATCTTTACATTATCCGAACAAAAAAACGCGATGAGCTTGAAAAAGCTCTAAAAGAAGCGGGGATAGGCACGGGCGTTTATTATCCGGTGCCTCTTCATCTCCAGGAAGTTTACGCGGATTTGGGTTATAAGTGGGGGGATTTACCTGAAAGCGATAAAGCTTCCAAAGAAACCATTGCGATTCCCTTATATGCCGAATTGAAAAAGGAACAGATTGAATCCGTAGTAAAAGTCATCAAAAAGGTA
- a CDS encoding acyltransferase, with protein sequence MANCSIAASAKTGSNFKTGQNVVIYEDVKIGSNVILGNNVIIYEGVQIGDNVTIADNAVLGRQPKLAPTSTAKVEGRLSPLEIGSGCSIGTGAIIYAGTKLGENVTVADLATIREKVVIGDFVVVGRGVAIENEVSIGDYTKMQTNSYITAYSILEDHVFIAPMVTFTNDNYMGRTEKRLKEMKGAHVKRGARIGGNSILLPAIEVGEESFIAAGSIVTKDVPAYKLVMGIPARVVRDVPEEELLKNQ encoded by the coding sequence TTGGCTAACTGTAGTATTGCCGCGTCGGCTAAGACGGGCTCAAATTTTAAGACGGGTCAAAATGTTGTGATTTATGAGGATGTAAAAATTGGCTCAAATGTAATTTTAGGAAATAATGTCATTATTTATGAGGGAGTTCAAATTGGAGACAATGTAACTATAGCTGACAATGCTGTTTTAGGAAGACAACCAAAACTTGCTCCAACCAGCACGGCTAAAGTTGAGGGCAGGTTGTCTCCTCTTGAGATTGGCTCGGGTTGCAGTATAGGCACGGGTGCAATTATATATGCGGGAACAAAACTTGGTGAAAATGTTACGGTTGCCGATTTGGCCACCATAAGAGAGAAGGTTGTTATCGGTGATTTTGTTGTGGTCGGAAGAGGAGTTGCTATTGAGAACGAGGTTTCCATCGGCGATTATACAAAAATGCAGACTAATTCTTATATTACGGCTTACAGTATTCTTGAAGACCATGTTTTTATAGCCCCGATGGTTACTTTCACGAACGACAATTACATGGGTCGCACTGAAAAGAGACTCAAGGAGATGAAAGGGGCTCATGTAAAGCGAGGGGCGAGAATCGGAGGAAATTCGATTTTGTTGCCCGCGATAGAGGTTGGGGAAGAATCCTTTATCGCGGCGGGTTCGATTGTTACAAAGGATGTTCCGGCATATAAACTTGTGATGGGCATTCCGGCCAGAGTCGTAAGAGATGTGCCGGAGGAAGAATTGTTAAAAAATCAGTAG
- a CDS encoding Gfo/Idh/MocA family oxidoreductase encodes MGKINVAVVGYGYWGPNLVRNFSRISNVNLVACCDLAEDNLRKINQLYPSVKTTRDYAEILNDIDIDAVVVATSAPTHYDLAKQALEHGKHVYVEKPLTLDSATSSELVDLADKKNKILMVGHLLEYHSAVRKVKSYIDSGEMGEVYYLYSQRLNLGKVRRDENALWSLAPHDISVILYLLGMEPVEVTTRGESYLRDGIEDVVFSSLHFPNGVMAHMQVSWLDPHKVRKLTIVGSKKMVVFDDMESAEKIKIYDKGVDGLESQDYKPYGEDLTLRFGDIVIPSINMKEPLRTECMHFIECIIEGKSPLSDGRDGLRVVKVLEAAQKSLKSGGMPVKIGDV; translated from the coding sequence ATGGGTAAGATTAATGTGGCCGTGGTCGGCTATGGTTATTGGGGTCCAAATCTTGTTAGAAACTTTAGTAGAATATCTAATGTAAATTTAGTGGCTTGTTGTGATTTGGCAGAAGATAATCTGCGGAAAATCAATCAGCTTTATCCGTCAGTTAAGACAACTCGGGACTATGCGGAGATTTTAAATGACATAGATATAGATGCGGTTGTAGTTGCTACGTCTGCGCCTACTCATTATGATTTAGCAAAACAAGCTTTGGAGCATGGCAAGCATGTTTATGTTGAGAAGCCCTTGACGCTCGATAGTGCTACCTCTTCCGAACTGGTTGATTTGGCTGACAAGAAGAATAAGATTTTGATGGTCGGGCATTTACTTGAATATCATTCGGCTGTTCGCAAGGTTAAGTCTTATATTGATTCCGGAGAGATGGGAGAAGTTTATTACTTATATTCTCAGCGTTTAAATTTGGGGAAAGTAAGGCGCGACGAAAATGCTCTTTGGAGCTTAGCTCCTCATGATATATCGGTTATCCTTTATCTTCTTGGGATGGAGCCGGTTGAAGTTACAACTAGAGGTGAATCTTATCTTCGTGATGGAATTGAGGATGTTGTCTTTAGTAGTTTGCATTTTCCCAATGGTGTTATGGCTCATATGCAGGTAAGCTGGCTTGATCCTCACAAAGTTAGGAAGTTAACCATAGTGGGCAGCAAAAAAATGGTTGTCTTTGATGACATGGAAAGCGCTGAAAAAATAAAGATTTATGATAAAGGCGTCGATGGTTTGGAGAGTCAGGATTACAAACCCTACGGAGAGGACTTGACTTTACGTTTCGGGGACATAGTCATTCCCTCAATAAACATGAAGGAACCTCTGCGTACCGAATGTATGCATTTTATTGAGTGCATAATTGAAGGAAAATCCCCCTTGAGTGACGGGCGTGATGGTTTAAGGGTTGTTAAAGTTTTAGAAGCCGCGCAAAAATCTTTGAAAAGTGGCGGTATGCCTGTGAAGATAGGAGATGTTTAA